A genomic region of Mycobacterium senriense contains the following coding sequences:
- a CDS encoding aldehyde dehydrogenase family protein: MADLPALVQTYQLYIDGQWVEPQDGRYDDLSPSTEAVIAAAPDASVAQVGDAIAAARRAFDSGPWGTMSAEQRAGCLNQLGEALTKHADDFFALSQAEWGCIANERMMQIDGAGFMSMHAAQLATQLADQEVAGISAGTTLLRHAPLGVVSVLTPWNFPHCLNVMKLNHALAAGNTVVLKPSPLTPLAGLALARLIDEHTDIPPGVVNVVTPASVEAAKLLTTDPRIDMVSFTGSSVVGRQVMSAAGDTMKRILLELGGKSASIVLDDAQVTDEMLQQMLFESCSLHAGQACILHSRLLLPDSLHDDIVDRLAALAREVKVGDPTDPDVQMGPLISAAQRDRVEAHIAGARNDGAKLVTGGGRPAGLDVGYYVEPTILSGVEPNSTIAQEEVFGPVLTVLRYRDDHEAVAIANNSQYGLSGAVWGDDVDRAVGVARRIRTGQIAVNGVSPGGAPFGGFKLSGLGREGGGIGGLHQYMEPMAIGVPA, translated from the coding sequence ATGGCCGATTTGCCCGCTCTTGTCCAGACCTACCAGCTCTACATCGACGGCCAGTGGGTCGAGCCCCAGGACGGTCGCTACGACGACCTGTCCCCGTCCACCGAGGCCGTCATCGCCGCCGCACCCGACGCGAGCGTCGCGCAGGTCGGCGACGCGATCGCGGCCGCGCGCCGCGCCTTCGACAGCGGACCGTGGGGCACGATGTCCGCCGAGCAGCGCGCCGGGTGCCTGAACCAGCTGGGCGAGGCGCTGACCAAGCACGCCGACGACTTCTTCGCGCTGTCCCAGGCGGAGTGGGGCTGCATCGCCAACGAGCGCATGATGCAGATCGACGGAGCCGGGTTCATGTCCATGCACGCCGCCCAGCTCGCGACCCAGCTGGCCGACCAGGAGGTCGCCGGCATCAGCGCCGGCACCACGTTGCTCCGGCATGCGCCGCTGGGTGTCGTCTCGGTGTTGACGCCGTGGAACTTTCCGCACTGCCTGAACGTGATGAAACTGAATCATGCGCTGGCCGCGGGAAATACGGTCGTGCTCAAGCCCTCTCCGCTGACACCGCTGGCCGGGCTGGCGCTGGCGCGGCTCATCGACGAGCACACCGACATCCCGCCGGGGGTGGTCAATGTGGTCACCCCCGCAAGCGTCGAGGCGGCCAAGCTGCTGACCACCGATCCGCGCATCGACATGGTGAGCTTCACCGGCAGCTCGGTCGTCGGCCGCCAGGTGATGTCCGCCGCCGGGGATACGATGAAGCGAATCCTGCTGGAATTGGGCGGCAAGTCGGCCAGCATCGTCCTCGACGACGCGCAAGTCACCGACGAAATGCTGCAGCAGATGCTGTTCGAATCCTGTTCGCTGCACGCCGGACAGGCCTGCATCCTGCACAGCCGGCTGCTGTTGCCCGATTCGCTGCACGACGACATCGTCGATCGCCTTGCCGCGTTGGCCCGCGAGGTCAAGGTGGGCGACCCCACCGATCCCGACGTGCAGATGGGTCCGCTGATCAGCGCGGCGCAACGCGACCGGGTCGAGGCGCACATCGCCGGCGCGCGCAACGACGGGGCCAAGCTCGTGACCGGCGGCGGGCGCCCGGCCGGCCTGGACGTCGGCTACTACGTCGAACCGACGATCCTGTCCGGGGTGGAGCCGAATTCGACTATCGCGCAAGAGGAAGTGTTCGGTCCGGTGTTGACCGTACTGCGCTACCGCGACGACCACGAGGCCGTCGCCATCGCGAACAACTCGCAATACGGGCTCTCCGGTGCGGTGTGGGGTGACGACGTGGACCGCGCCGTCGGTGTGGCGCGCCGCATCCGCACCGGCCAGATCGCGGTCAACGGCGTCAGCCCGGGCGGCGCGCCGTTCGGCGGCTTCAAGCTCAGCGGGCTGGGCCGCGAGGGCGGCGGAATCGGCGGACTGCACCAGTACATGGAACCGATGGCCATCGGGGTTCCCGCGTGA
- a CDS encoding CaiB/BaiF CoA transferase family protein produces the protein MTGPLAGLHVVEIASEISGPYAAKLLVDLGAEVIKIEPPTGDPLRHWGPFASGVVDPDRSGLFEYLNAGKHAVRLDLSVTDNLEAARALIAQAHLLIDDSGPGTLEGCGLGVDDLQRINPNLVLLRISGFGQSGPFRRRRATPLTLQAASGWISSRDPERPPVQVGARIPEYVAGAYGALGALTALRSRPDGRVAEVDVSQLESLLSTLPYPMLMAQRMRRLGLPANLRSAPMLGVVRAADGWVGINCLTGQHWLDVCAMLGLPEFGEHQLAIMMGGQERDDFFAKAEPVLAGQTVAEIMELAQALRIPAAPVNDGATVLDCPQYAERGFFVDAGSFRCPGPPFRFSKISVAQPVSAPLARTSRTAKWAGDSRALQRSTGPMPFTGLRVLDLTTFWAGAYLTCYLGAFGADIVKVESIQRPDGHRYSGAFAYEGDDWYERSPIWQGTNLNKRDLTLDLTSPRGLDLARRLAAEADVVVENFSPRVVENFGLDYDSLSALNPDVIVVRMPGYGLHGPWRDYVGWALNFEQTSGMSAVTGYPDGPPCNPQGPADPIVGVHAGVALLAALEHRNRTGAGQLIEVAQIEVAAAVTAEPVIEYSMNGVVRPREGNRRRGCLQGVYPTNEDDVWVALSVPDQPIDHDVFDELVAAWTRTQTAAAIVETLQAQGIAAERVITGDQMYDPEFIGAQLDARGYYQELEHRITGPHRYPGWPFRITPGPRHHHRTAPPTLGQHNDEVLRELGLSAAEVADLRDRRVIGERVLNA, from the coding sequence GTGACCGGACCCCTTGCGGGGCTGCACGTCGTCGAAATCGCCAGTGAGATCTCGGGTCCCTACGCGGCAAAGCTTCTCGTCGACCTGGGCGCCGAGGTCATCAAGATCGAGCCGCCCACCGGAGACCCGCTGCGGCACTGGGGTCCGTTCGCCTCGGGCGTCGTCGACCCGGATCGCTCGGGCCTGTTCGAGTACCTGAACGCTGGCAAACACGCTGTCAGGCTTGATCTCTCGGTGACAGACAACCTCGAGGCCGCGCGCGCACTCATCGCCCAGGCGCACCTGCTGATCGACGATTCCGGACCCGGGACGCTAGAGGGGTGCGGGCTCGGGGTCGATGACCTGCAGCGGATCAACCCAAACCTGGTGTTACTACGCATTTCTGGGTTCGGCCAGTCCGGACCGTTCCGCCGCCGGCGGGCCACACCCCTGACCCTGCAGGCGGCATCGGGCTGGATCAGCTCCCGGGATCCCGAGCGCCCACCGGTACAGGTCGGAGCCCGCATCCCCGAGTACGTCGCCGGCGCCTACGGCGCGCTGGGCGCGCTGACCGCCCTGCGGTCGCGACCCGACGGCCGCGTCGCCGAAGTGGATGTCTCGCAGCTGGAATCGTTGCTGTCGACGTTGCCGTATCCGATGTTGATGGCGCAGCGGATGCGACGGCTCGGCCTGCCCGCCAACCTGCGGTCGGCGCCCATGCTGGGCGTCGTCCGAGCCGCCGACGGCTGGGTGGGCATCAACTGCCTGACGGGCCAGCACTGGCTCGACGTCTGCGCGATGCTCGGCCTGCCCGAGTTCGGCGAGCATCAGCTCGCGATCATGATGGGTGGCCAAGAGCGCGACGACTTCTTCGCCAAGGCCGAGCCGGTGCTGGCCGGCCAGACCGTCGCCGAGATCATGGAACTCGCTCAGGCGCTGCGGATTCCGGCGGCCCCGGTCAACGACGGCGCCACCGTGCTCGATTGCCCGCAATACGCCGAGCGGGGGTTTTTCGTCGACGCCGGGTCGTTTCGGTGTCCCGGACCGCCGTTCCGGTTCTCGAAAATCTCTGTGGCACAGCCAGTTTCCGCTCCGCTCGCACGAACGTCGCGAACCGCGAAGTGGGCGGGTGACAGCCGAGCGCTGCAGCGGTCGACGGGTCCGATGCCCTTCACCGGGCTGCGGGTGCTGGACCTGACCACGTTCTGGGCCGGCGCGTACCTGACGTGTTACCTCGGGGCGTTCGGCGCCGACATCGTCAAGGTCGAATCGATCCAGCGGCCCGACGGGCACCGTTATTCGGGGGCATTCGCCTACGAGGGCGACGACTGGTACGAGCGCAGCCCCATCTGGCAGGGCACGAACCTCAACAAGCGCGACCTCACGCTGGACCTGACGTCGCCGCGAGGCCTCGACCTGGCACGGCGGCTGGCCGCCGAGGCCGACGTCGTGGTGGAGAACTTCTCGCCGCGCGTCGTCGAAAACTTCGGTCTGGACTACGACTCGCTGAGCGCGCTGAACCCCGACGTGATCGTGGTGCGGATGCCCGGGTACGGCCTGCACGGCCCGTGGCGCGACTACGTTGGCTGGGCGCTGAACTTCGAGCAGACCTCCGGAATGTCGGCGGTCACCGGCTACCCCGACGGACCGCCGTGCAACCCGCAGGGCCCCGCCGATCCGATCGTCGGCGTGCACGCCGGGGTCGCGCTGCTGGCCGCGCTCGAACACCGCAACCGCACCGGAGCCGGGCAGCTCATCGAGGTAGCCCAGATCGAGGTCGCCGCCGCGGTCACCGCCGAACCGGTGATCGAGTACTCGATGAACGGTGTCGTGCGCCCGCGCGAGGGCAACCGCCGGCGCGGCTGCCTACAGGGCGTCTACCCGACCAACGAGGACGACGTGTGGGTGGCGCTGTCGGTGCCCGATCAGCCGATCGACCACGACGTCTTCGACGAGCTCGTCGCCGCCTGGACCCGCACGCAGACCGCCGCGGCGATCGTCGAAACCCTTCAGGCACAGGGGATCGCGGCCGAGCGGGTGATCACCGGAGACCAGATGTATGACCCGGAATTCATCGGGGCCCAGCTCGACGCGCGCGGCTACTACCAGGAGCTGGAACACCGGATCACCGGGCCGCACCGCTACCCCGGCTGGCCCTTTCGCATCACGCCCGGACCGCGGCATCACCACCGCACCGCCCCGCCGACGCTCGGCCAGCACAACGACGAGGTGCTGCGTGAGCTTGGGCTGTCCGCGGCGGAGGTGGCGGACCTGCGCGACCGAAGGGTGATCGGCGAGCGGGTGCTCAACGCCTAG
- a CDS encoding alpha/beta fold hydrolase, with the protein MVIEIARPKLEGNVAVGEDRQIGFAEFGDPQGRAVFWLHGTPGARRQIPTEARLYAENHKIRLIGLDRPGIGSSTPHRYENIRAFAEDLRTIADTLGIDKMAVIGLSGGGPYALASAAVLSDRVVAAGVLGGVAPFIGDEGITSGLMNLGKRVAPLLQLGGDPLRIGASLMVRAIRPVASTALYLYAAVSPEADRRLLTRPEFGAMFLDDLLNGSRKQLAAPFNDIILFTRDWGFRLDEVKVPVRWWHGDSDHIVPFAHGQHVVSLLPDCELFVLPGESHLAGLGRGEEILSTLMKIWDEKG; encoded by the coding sequence ATGGTCATCGAGATCGCCCGCCCCAAACTCGAAGGAAACGTCGCCGTCGGCGAGGACCGCCAGATCGGCTTCGCCGAGTTCGGCGATCCGCAGGGCCGGGCCGTCTTCTGGCTGCACGGCACCCCCGGCGCCCGCCGCCAGATTCCCACCGAAGCCCGCCTGTACGCCGAGAACCACAAGATCAGGCTGATCGGGCTGGACCGCCCCGGGATCGGCTCGTCGACCCCCCACCGCTACGAGAACATCCGGGCCTTCGCCGAGGACCTGCGGACCATCGCGGACACGCTCGGCATCGACAAGATGGCCGTCATCGGCCTGTCCGGTGGCGGTCCGTATGCACTCGCGTCGGCCGCGGTGCTTTCCGATCGGGTGGTCGCGGCCGGCGTCCTCGGCGGCGTCGCGCCATTCATCGGCGACGAAGGCATCACCAGCGGCCTGATGAACCTGGGCAAACGGGTGGCGCCCCTCTTGCAGCTGGGCGGTGACCCGCTGCGGATCGGCGCGAGCCTCATGGTCCGGGCCATCCGACCCGTCGCGAGCACCGCGCTGTACCTCTATGCCGCGGTGTCGCCCGAAGCCGACCGGCGCCTGCTCACCCGGCCCGAGTTCGGGGCCATGTTTCTCGACGACCTGCTCAACGGCAGCCGCAAGCAGCTGGCGGCCCCCTTCAACGACATCATCCTGTTCACCCGGGACTGGGGATTCCGGCTCGACGAGGTCAAGGTCCCGGTGCGCTGGTGGCACGGCGACAGCGACCACATCGTCCCGTTCGCCCACGGCCAGCACGTGGTTTCGTTGCTGCCCGACTGCGAGCTGTTCGTGCTGCCCGGCGAAAGCCACCTCGCCGGGCTGGGCCGCGGCGAGGAGATCCTGTCCACCCTGATGAAGATCTGGGACGAGAAGGGCTGA
- a CDS encoding acyl-CoA synthetase: protein MLLASLNPSALTATDVADAVRIDGTVLSRSDLAGAATSVAERVGGAGRVAILAAPTAATVLAVTGCLIAGVPFVPVPADVGAAERRHMLTDSGVQAWLGPMPDEPEGLPHIPVRLHARSWHRYVEPSPDATAMIIYTSGTTGLPKGVVLSRRAIAADLDALAEAWQWTADDVLVHGLPLFHVHGLVLGLLGSLRIGNRFIHTGKPTPAGYAQAGTDHGGTLFFGVPTVWSRVVDDEAAARALRPARLLVSGSAPLPVPVFDRLAGLTGHQPLERYGASESLITLSTRADGERRPGWVGLPLSGVQTRVLDDDGALVPHDGETVGKLHVRGPMMFDGYLNRPDATADAFDTDGWYRTGDVAVIDADGVHRIVGRESVDLIKSGGYRIGAGEIETVLRGHPGVQEAAVVGMPDPDLGQRIVAFVVGSADGDALIDYVAQQLSVHKRPREVRIVDALPRNAMGKVLKKQLLTDG from the coding sequence GTGCTGCTGGCGTCGCTTAACCCCTCGGCCCTGACCGCCACCGATGTCGCCGACGCGGTGCGCATCGATGGCACCGTGCTCAGTCGCAGCGACCTGGCCGGCGCCGCGACGTCGGTGGCCGAACGGGTGGGCGGGGCGGGCCGCGTCGCCATCCTGGCCGCCCCGACCGCCGCGACGGTGCTGGCCGTCACCGGATGCCTGATCGCCGGGGTGCCCTTCGTCCCGGTACCCGCCGACGTCGGCGCCGCCGAACGCCGGCACATGCTGACCGATTCCGGAGTACAAGCCTGGCTCGGGCCGATGCCCGACGAACCGGAGGGGCTGCCGCACATCCCGGTCCGGTTGCACGCCCGCTCCTGGCACCGGTACGTCGAGCCGTCGCCCGACGCCACCGCGATGATCATCTACACCTCGGGGACCACCGGGCTGCCCAAAGGCGTGGTGCTGAGCCGACGGGCGATCGCGGCCGACCTCGACGCCCTCGCGGAAGCCTGGCAGTGGACGGCCGACGACGTCTTGGTGCACGGCTTGCCGCTCTTTCACGTGCACGGCCTGGTGCTGGGCCTGCTCGGCTCGCTGCGGATCGGGAATCGCTTCATCCACACCGGCAAGCCGACGCCGGCGGGCTACGCGCAGGCCGGGACCGACCACGGCGGCACGCTGTTTTTCGGGGTGCCCACGGTGTGGTCGCGGGTGGTGGACGATGAAGCGGCCGCCCGGGCGCTGCGCCCGGCGCGGCTGCTGGTGTCCGGCAGCGCACCGCTGCCGGTTCCGGTGTTCGACCGGCTGGCCGGGCTCACCGGGCACCAGCCCCTGGAACGCTATGGCGCGTCGGAATCGCTGATCACGCTGTCCACCCGGGCCGACGGCGAGCGGCGCCCGGGGTGGGTGGGCCTGCCGCTGAGCGGCGTGCAGACCCGGGTGCTCGACGACGACGGCGCGCTGGTGCCGCACGACGGCGAGACCGTCGGGAAACTGCACGTGCGCGGGCCGATGATGTTCGACGGCTACCTCAACCGGCCGGACGCCACCGCCGACGCGTTCGACACCGACGGCTGGTACCGCACAGGCGACGTCGCGGTGATCGACGCCGACGGGGTGCACCGCATCGTCGGTCGCGAGTCGGTCGACCTGATCAAGTCCGGCGGTTACCGCATCGGCGCGGGCGAGATCGAAACGGTGCTGCGCGGGCATCCGGGCGTCCAGGAGGCGGCCGTCGTCGGGATGCCCGATCCGGACCTGGGTCAGCGCATCGTCGCGTTCGTCGTCGGATCCGCCGACGGCGACGCACTGATCGACTATGTCGCCCAGCAGCTTTCGGTGCACAAGCGGCCGCGCGAGGTGCGCATCGTGGACGCGCTGCCGCGCAACGCCATGGGCAAGGTGCTCAAAAAGCAGCTGCTGACCGACGGCTGA
- a CDS encoding MFS transporter: MRRIAMACLVGSAIEFYDFLIYGTAAALVFPAVFFPHLGPTVATVASMATFATAFLSRPLGAAVFGYFGDRLGRKKTLVATLLIMGASTVSVGLVPDTASIGIAAPLILIVLRLLQGFAVGGEWAGSVLLSAEYAPPGKRGWYGMFTSLGGGTAGILASLTFLAVSLTVGERSPAFLEWGWRVPFLISSGLIAIALYVRLNIDETPLFVEEKARNQVPKAPLAELVRFQRREIVLVAGCFLGGMGFVYLGNTFLVMYAHSHLGYSRSFIWGVGALGGLTSIAFVSFGAWLSDRVGRRRVMLWGLAACLPWAFVVIPLMDTGSPVLYAVAILGMFACAAVANGPTGAFVPELFATRYRYSGAAVAMNLAGILGAAAPPLLAGTLLATYGSWAIGLMMATLVVASFVSVWLLPETRGTALRTVAVDERVPADL; this comes from the coding sequence ATGCGGCGGATCGCGATGGCCTGCCTGGTGGGCTCGGCGATCGAGTTCTACGACTTCCTGATCTACGGGACCGCGGCGGCGCTGGTGTTTCCCGCGGTCTTCTTTCCGCACCTGGGCCCGACGGTGGCCACCGTCGCCTCGATGGCGACGTTTGCGACGGCGTTCCTGTCCCGCCCGCTGGGGGCGGCCGTCTTCGGCTACTTCGGCGACCGGCTGGGCCGCAAGAAGACGCTCGTCGCCACGCTGCTGATCATGGGCGCATCGACGGTCAGCGTGGGCCTGGTCCCCGACACGGCGTCGATCGGGATCGCGGCGCCGTTGATCCTCATCGTTCTGCGGCTGCTGCAAGGCTTCGCCGTCGGCGGCGAGTGGGCCGGATCCGTCCTGCTCAGCGCCGAGTACGCGCCGCCCGGCAAACGCGGCTGGTACGGCATGTTCACCTCGCTGGGCGGCGGCACCGCGGGCATACTCGCCAGCCTGACCTTCCTCGCCGTCAGCCTCACCGTCGGCGAGAGAAGCCCCGCGTTCCTGGAATGGGGATGGCGGGTGCCCTTCCTGATCAGCAGCGGGCTGATCGCCATTGCCCTCTATGTGCGGCTCAACATCGACGAGACCCCGCTGTTCGTGGAGGAGAAGGCCCGCAACCAGGTGCCCAAAGCGCCGCTGGCGGAGCTGGTGCGATTCCAGCGGCGGGAGATCGTGCTGGTCGCGGGCTGCTTCCTGGGCGGCATGGGCTTCGTCTACCTGGGCAACACCTTCCTGGTCATGTACGCGCACTCCCACCTGGGCTACTCGCGCAGCTTCATCTGGGGCGTCGGCGCCCTGGGCGGGCTGACCAGCATCGCGTTCGTCTCGTTCGGGGCATGGCTTTCCGACCGCGTCGGGCGTCGCCGGGTGATGCTGTGGGGGCTGGCGGCGTGCCTGCCGTGGGCGTTCGTGGTCATCCCGCTGATGGACACCGGCAGCCCGGTCCTGTACGCGGTCGCCATCCTGGGCATGTTCGCCTGCGCGGCGGTGGCCAACGGCCCCACCGGGGCCTTCGTTCCCGAACTGTTCGCCACGCGCTACCGCTACAGCGGCGCGGCGGTGGCGATGAACCTGGCCGGCATCCTGGGCGCCGCGGCGCCACCGCTGCTGGCGGGCACGTTGCTGGCGACCTACGGCAGCTGGGCGATCGGGCTCATGATGGCGACCCTCGTGGTGGCCAGTTTCGTATCCGTCTGGCTGCTGCCCGAAACCAGGGGGACCGCGCTGCGGACCGTCGCCGTCGACGAGCGGGTCCCCGCCGACCTATAG
- the dapD gene encoding 2,3,4,5-tetrahydropyridine-2,6-dicarboxylate N-succinyltransferase yields the protein MTAVTRAAGIGLATLAADGSILDTWFPAPELTESGTSATSRLALSDVPPELTALIGRDDDRGTETVAVRTVIGSLDDVAADAYDAYLRLHLLSHRLVAPHGLNAGGLFGVLTNVVWTNRGPCAIEGFEVVRARLRRHGPVTVYGVDKFPRMVDYVLPTGVRIADADRVRLGAHLAPGTTVMHEGFVNYNAGTLGASMVEGRISAGVVVDDGSDIGGGASIMGTLSGGGTEVISIGKRCLLGANAGLGISLGDDCVVEAGLYVTAGTKVITPEGKTLKALELSGGNNLLFRRNSVSGAVEVVARGGQGIALNEDLHAN from the coding sequence CTGACCGCCGTGACTAGAGCTGCAGGTATCGGGCTGGCGACGCTGGCCGCCGACGGATCGATCCTCGACACGTGGTTTCCCGCACCGGAACTGACCGAATCGGGCACCAGCGCGACGTCGCGGCTGGCGCTGTCCGACGTGCCCCCGGAGCTGACCGCGCTGATCGGTCGCGACGACGACCGCGGCACCGAGACCGTCGCCGTACGCACGGTCATCGGCTCACTGGACGACGTGGCCGCCGACGCCTACGACGCCTACCTGCGATTGCATCTACTCTCGCACCGGCTGGTGGCGCCGCATGGGCTGAACGCCGGCGGCTTATTCGGGGTATTGACCAATGTCGTTTGGACTAACCGCGGACCGTGCGCCATCGAGGGCTTCGAGGTCGTCCGGGCCCGGCTGCGGCGCCACGGACCGGTGACGGTTTACGGCGTCGACAAGTTCCCCCGCATGGTCGATTACGTCCTGCCGACCGGGGTGCGCATCGCCGACGCCGACCGGGTGCGCCTGGGCGCCCACCTGGCCCCGGGCACGACGGTGATGCACGAGGGCTTCGTCAACTACAACGCCGGCACGCTGGGGGCGTCGATGGTGGAGGGGCGCATCTCCGCCGGCGTGGTGGTCGACGACGGCTCCGACATCGGCGGTGGCGCGTCGATCATGGGCACACTGTCCGGCGGTGGCACCGAGGTGATTTCGATCGGCAAGCGCTGCCTGCTCGGCGCCAACGCGGGCCTGGGCATCTCACTGGGCGACGACTGCGTCGTCGAGGCGGGCCTGTATGTCACCGCGGGCACCAAAGTCATTACGCCCGAAGGCAAGACGCTGAAGGCCCTGGAGCTGTCCGGCGGCAACAACCTGTTGTTCCGCCGCAATTCGGTGAGCGGGGCGGTGGAAGTGGTGGCCCGCGGCGGGCAGGGCATCGCCCTCAACGAGGACCTGCACGCCAACTGA
- a CDS encoding PPE family protein, SVP subgroup — protein MSFVTTRPEALLFAASTLEGLGSSMAAQDAAAAAPTTSIAPAAADEVSALQAAQFSAYGAWYQQVSGQARAIHQSLVNNLNSNAGSYGTTEAANQVSTSATALQQFAPAAAAADPPPGDTSLGTTIEWTQNVGAAASDFITLGEGQFAPVPGASGIPNFVPPGLSSATASVSAAPAPAVVGAAPMLASMGRGPSIGALSVPPSWAASGVPAVNPTAATLTGAGFTSAVPHNAAITTIPGGVPSMATTGRGGYGLGAPRYGVKPVVMPTPTV, from the coding sequence ATGTCCTTTGTCACCACACGGCCCGAGGCGCTGCTGTTCGCGGCGAGCACCCTCGAAGGCCTCGGCTCTTCGATGGCCGCCCAGGACGCCGCAGCCGCGGCGCCCACGACGAGCATCGCTCCCGCGGCCGCCGACGAGGTGTCCGCGTTGCAGGCCGCGCAATTCTCGGCCTACGGTGCCTGGTATCAGCAGGTCAGCGGCCAGGCGCGCGCGATTCACCAGAGCCTGGTGAACAACCTGAACAGCAACGCCGGTTCGTACGGAACGACGGAAGCCGCGAACCAGGTAAGCACCAGCGCCACGGCGCTGCAGCAGTTTGCACCGGCCGCCGCAGCCGCCGACCCACCACCCGGGGACACCTCCCTCGGCACCACCATCGAGTGGACTCAGAACGTCGGCGCCGCCGCGTCGGACTTCATCACCTTGGGCGAGGGACAATTCGCGCCCGTCCCCGGCGCGTCCGGGATCCCGAATTTCGTGCCCCCGGGTCTCAGCTCAGCGACTGCGAGTGTTTCCGCGGCGCCGGCCCCCGCGGTCGTCGGTGCGGCGCCCATGCTGGCGAGCATGGGCCGAGGGCCCTCGATCGGCGCATTGTCGGTGCCACCCAGTTGGGCGGCAAGCGGTGTGCCCGCGGTGAATCCCACCGCAGCGACGCTGACGGGGGCGGGCTTCACCAGCGCCGTACCCCACAACGCGGCGATAACCACCATCCCGGGTGGCGTGCCGTCGATGGCCACCACCGGGCGCGGGGGCTACGGCCTGGGCGCGCCCCGCTACGGCGTCAAGCCCGTCGTGATGCCCACACCCACCGTCTAA
- a CDS encoding PPE family protein, translating into MTFDFGALPPEVNSLRMYTGAGAAPMMAAAAAFSALADELSTTAAASQSAISNLTGEEWIGPSSVAMATAAEPYVMWMHTTAAQLQQAASQAMASAAAYEAAFAMTVPPPLVAANRAQLAALVATNVLGQNTAAIAATEAQYGEMWAQDAAAMYGYAASSAAAARLSPLTSPAPTNSPGGLGVQTAATAAQTSGLRGVVSNVPNAVQSFAAPAALPDPPGLSTLDSVLGDPVVNQTGNAVFDVGSWNLFNTIVSNILYNHTLDTAASAGVAGDVQGAVGGGALVSAAAPVSTAGVGAGPVLASVGSASPVGGLSTPAAWSAATPRVPAPTVAGTGWTAPTEDAHTTWASGMPAVASAGRGGGYGMGPRYGVKPKVMPTRLLV; encoded by the coding sequence ATGACTTTCGACTTCGGAGCACTGCCCCCAGAGGTCAACTCCCTACGCATGTACACCGGCGCCGGCGCCGCACCGATGATGGCGGCCGCGGCGGCCTTCAGCGCCCTGGCCGACGAACTGAGTACGACCGCCGCCGCCAGCCAGTCGGCGATTTCGAATCTGACCGGCGAGGAGTGGATAGGTCCGTCCTCGGTCGCGATGGCCACCGCCGCCGAGCCGTACGTGATGTGGATGCACACCACCGCGGCCCAGTTGCAACAGGCGGCCTCCCAGGCCATGGCGTCGGCCGCCGCCTACGAGGCGGCCTTCGCTATGACCGTGCCGCCGCCACTGGTCGCGGCCAACCGGGCCCAGCTCGCGGCGCTGGTCGCGACCAACGTGCTGGGCCAGAACACCGCGGCCATCGCCGCCACCGAGGCGCAGTACGGCGAGATGTGGGCCCAGGACGCCGCCGCGATGTATGGCTACGCCGCGTCATCCGCCGCCGCGGCGCGGCTGAGCCCGTTGACGTCACCGGCGCCCACCAACAGCCCGGGCGGGTTGGGCGTGCAGACTGCGGCCACGGCCGCGCAGACGAGTGGGTTGCGCGGGGTCGTCTCCAACGTGCCCAACGCCGTGCAGTCGTTCGCCGCGCCGGCCGCACTGCCGGACCCGCCGGGCCTGAGCACGCTGGACAGCGTGCTGGGCGACCCGGTGGTGAACCAGACCGGCAACGCCGTTTTCGACGTGGGGTCGTGGAACCTGTTCAACACCATCGTGTCCAACATCCTCTACAACCACACCCTCGACACGGCCGCGTCCGCTGGCGTCGCCGGCGATGTGCAAGGCGCCGTCGGCGGTGGCGCCCTGGTGAGCGCGGCTGCCCCGGTCAGCACCGCGGGCGTGGGTGCCGGACCGGTGCTGGCGAGCGTGGGCTCGGCGTCCCCGGTCGGCGGATTGTCGACGCCCGCCGCGTGGTCGGCGGCGACCCCCCGGGTCCCTGCCCCGACCGTCGCGGGCACGGGGTGGACCGCGCCAACCGAGGACGCGCACACCACGTGGGCGTCCGGCATGCCCGCGGTCGCCTCGGCGGG